A region of the Oncorhynchus nerka isolate Pitt River linkage group LG9a, Oner_Uvic_2.0, whole genome shotgun sequence genome:
GTTCACTTTCTGAGTCGAGATCACTGTCTGAGTCGAGATCACTGTCTGAGTcgagatcactttctgagtcgAGATCACTGTCTGAGTCGAGATCACTGTCTGAGTcgagatcactttctgagtcgAAATGCAAGTCCAGATCTACCACTCAAGATGTTTTCTAAATATGACTTAAAAAACCTAAGCCtgttaaccaattaaaaacagttctgtagcaatgaggtttgtacagtaagctataggcccaatacattatcactgcatattggctatgcttgaaTTGTCCTGTCAttgttgttcttctcagaccattttgaaATTATATTTAACAATGGTAggtatatgatcacactggtaatagatcatttgttgtattacttgtgaggcacagcggAGTGAGCGTAATAATTAGCTTTTTTtcattttactggactgatggcctgcatctgatggtcagtctgaggggagggagggagggagcagaggctGCCTGTCACCATTGTGTGTGCACCACTGAGAACAGCAGATGAGCCATGAGCCAAAATGGAATCTCTTCCTTCACCTTTTGGTAATTAAAATAAGTCTCTCACAGTCTAAAGTCCTGGCTTCAACGTTTAGTTTGACACAAGCAGACAAAGAGATCATGACGGACACTGAGGCCACAACAAGCTGGCCAATCAAGAGTAACAACCAGCTGGCCATTCAAGAGCCATAACAAGCTGGTCACTCAAGAACCAAAACAAAACACACCTCATTCATTTCTGGCTTAATGAAACTGATGATAGGCCATGTATGAAGGTCATGAAAGCCTGACCACTCTGTGTATGTATTGACTCTTATCAACAGCTTCATAAAGCAAGATATTAATGTCTTGTTGTGGCTCTTGAATGGTCAGCTAGATGGTGTAAGGGCTTCTCATGTTCTGGTTtaaatggttctctctctctctctgtgtctctctctctgtctctctctctgtgtgtctctctctctgtgtctctctctgtgtgtgtctctatctctctctctctgtgtctctctgtgtctctctgtgtctctctctgtctctctgtctctctgtctctctctctctctctctctctctctctctctctctctctctctgtctctgtctctctctctctctctctctctctctctctctctctctctctgtctctctctctctctccgtctctctctatctctatctctatctatctatagctGGAGGAAGCGTGGTTGGATGATGAACACAGTGAATTCCTGGAGCAACTGAAGATGGAAATGTTGGAAGAgcaacagagagaagagatggagctAGAGGCACTTCAGGAGAAGGTGAGACCATACTGCCGCAGGGACAGGCCAAAGACGTTCGAAATGTCAGAAACTACACTGGGGGGAGTGCTGTAATAATACTACAGCCCTTTGTGGGGAAAACCTCATTCTGATTGTCTTGGCATGGCTACCCAatggttgcatgttgtgtttatatttttgttcagtatagttatgaATCTTATTCAAGATTTGCACCTATTTCTTTACATTGGGGCTAATTTCAGTACTAGTTATATAATTTtctctttattacagaccaaAGGAGAAGAGGATGACATCACTGCCACCTGTTCCTCCAGAACTCAGGACAGTGGGCTGGGGATGTCGTTAAGGAACAGCATCGACGCCCCCGACCACAACGCCCTCCTATCCCACATCCAACGGAGACTCTCCCAGTGTCTGAGGGACAGACAGGACTGTCCCACGCGTCTGgacgaagaagaggaggaggaggaagaggaggatgttgCAGAGGATGGAGATCGGTTCCAGCAGCTCTTGGAGCTGAAGTGTCAGATCCGTAACAGCGGCGAGTATGACCTGatctatagcagacgcagcactaTAGAGTGTAGGCTGGGAGAGCCGGCCGGTGGAGTGCAGCGTGAGCTCCGCATGCTCAATGACGAGCTCCGTAGCATCGAGCTAGAGTGCCAGAACATCATGCAGGCACACAAGCTCGGCAAGGGGCCGGTGGGGTCCCAGTGGAACCAGGGGCAGCAAGTGTTTCCACAAATTGTCTGCCCCACACCTAAGGACCAAAGCTCCCACCTGGGGTGCAATGACTCACCTAGAAGAAGCAAGCTGGTGGACATCAACGAGTGTCCGGAGAAGTCAGACAAGGATCAAAGCTCGAGTGCCTACAACACTGCAGAGAGCTCTCGCAGCACGCCACTGGCAATGGACCGCTCCCCTGAGCACTCCCTTCAGAGGAGGATGGTGACCATCACCAACCAGAGGAACCTCCGCAGCAGCATGGCCAGCCTCCACACTACAGCCAGCCCCAGCCCCAAACACCGGCCTCTCCACTGGGCCCCCATCCCAGGCAAGGCCAGCAGCCCAGACCACAGCCTTTACCCCTCCGAGTCGGACAAGGTGGCCCCTGCAAACAACGAAAGGAGTGGGTTGGGGAACTGGAAGGTGAAGCCTCAGCCTCCTCCCAGGGCCTCCCAGATCCCTTACCTATCCCCGTCCCATGACTCCCAGCACCGCCAGCCCAACGGCAACATCCCGGCCCACGCTCGCCACTACCAGAGCTACATGCAGCTGATTCAGCAGCGCTCGGCTGCAGAGTACGCCCAGAGCCAGCTGAGCCTGCTCAGTGGGGTCAAGGAGCCCCAGCTGAGCCCCGCCATCGAGCCTAAGATGGAATGGAAGGTAAAGATCCGTTCGGACGGCACGCGCTACATCACCAAGAGACCAATCAGGGACAAGATCCTGCGGGAACGCGCCCTGAAGATCAAAGAGGAGCGTAGTGGAGGGATGACCACGGACGACGACGCTATGTCCGAGATGAAGATGGGGCGGTActggagtaaagaggagaggaagcagcatCTGGTCAGGGCTAAAGAACAGCGGAGGAGACGAGAGTTCATGCAGCGGAGCCGACTGGAGAGCCTGAGGGAGAGTCCTCAGAGCAGCAGCGAAGGACGCAAGGAGGTCAGCATCATCGAACTGAGCCACAGGAAGATGATGAAGAAGCGCAACAAGAAGATCCTGGACAACTGGATGACCATTCAGGAACTGATGACTCACGGCGCCAAGGCCCCTGATGACCCCAGGGCCAAAGTACATAAGGCCTTCCTGTCGGTCACCACTGTATAATATACAACTAACACATAACATTCTATAGCAGTGTTTCTCAACCGTATTCATACCAGGAACCAGCAAGCTATGGCCCTACCCCGGTGAGCAACATCCCAGGGACCGGTGCTGGTCTCCGGACTGGAATTTGAGAAACACTGATCTACAGTACCCCATGTGGTATTATATACTTGCCTCGTTCAATGTGGCGTTTTTATGAGGGCGATAGGAATATTTTTCAC
Encoded here:
- the LOC115117836 gene encoding PDZ domain-containing RING finger protein 4-like, translating into MALAKLRATTPPVPDICPFLLSDSCHSLHTMEQEFYEGTDYLSTLPDQQRTEEFEYEEVELCRLNSQEKLGLTLCYRTDEEEDMTIYVSEVGPNSIAARDGRIREGDHILQINGQDVQDRKEAVAVLSSEDTRKFVLLVARPEIQLEEAWLDDEHSEFLEQLKMEMLEEQQREEMELEALQEKTKGEEDDITATCSSRTQDSGLGMSLRNSIDAPDHNALLSHIQRRLSQCLRDRQDCPTRLDEEEEEEEEEDVAEDGDRFQQLLELKCQIRNSGEYDLIYSRRSTIECRLGEPAGGVQRELRMLNDELRSIELECQNIMQAHKLGKGPVGSQWNQGQQVFPQIVCPTPKDQSSHLGCNDSPRRSKLVDINECPEKSDKDQSSSAYNTAESSRSTPLAMDRSPEHSLQRRMVTITNQRNLRSSMASLHTTASPSPKHRPLHWAPIPGKASSPDHSLYPSESDKVAPANNERSGLGNWKVKPQPPPRASQIPYLSPSHDSQHRQPNGNIPAHARHYQSYMQLIQQRSAAEYAQSQLSLLSGVKEPQLSPAIEPKMEWKVKIRSDGTRYITKRPIRDKILRERALKIKEERSGGMTTDDDAMSEMKMGRYWSKEERKQHLVRAKEQRRRREFMQRSRLESLRESPQSSSEGRKEVSIIELSHRKMMKKRNKKILDNWMTIQELMTHGAKAPDDPRAKVHKAFLSVTTV